The following coding sequences are from one Paenibacillus tundrae window:
- a CDS encoding proline--tRNA ligase — protein sequence MRQSEILIPTLREAPAEADAAGHRWLLRSGMIRQLASGIYSYLPMGRRVLLNVERIVREEMDRAGCQEVLLPIMQPAELWEESGRYDQYGPELMRLKDRHAREFALGPTHEEVVTALVRDEVNSYRKLPFTLYQIGTKFRDERRPRFGLLRGREFVMKDAYSFASNWEELDQTYQAMNTAYSRILERCGLNYMRVEADAGTIGGQGATHEFMALADVGEDTIVSCEKCGYAANLEKAGYQASNLNSSGEKGTTSLASSELNRDLQPDSNSGATWTRIETPGIRTIDELSSFLNIGAEAIIKTLIYQADDKLVAVLVRGDHEVNDIALKQVLGVEELDLADEAALAGHPELAVGFLGPIGLNIPLVVDRDVVGMEAAITGGNEADIHLSGVRPGRDFPVSRVESVRFATEGDGCPSCGEPLSFTKGIEVGHIFKLGTKYSDAMGASFLDRNGRQSAPVMGCYGIGVSRLMAAVAEQHAGEDGIQWPASIAPYDVHLITLSWKDEQQQKLTLELEQQLMDAGYSVLLDDRDERPGVKFKDAELIGLPVQIVIGRGAAEGQVELGSHVLAISGDSKRISMAAQEAVDLVKEQL from the coding sequence ATGCGACAAAGTGAAATTCTAATCCCTACATTACGGGAAGCGCCAGCCGAGGCAGACGCAGCAGGACATCGCTGGTTGCTGCGCTCCGGCATGATTCGCCAACTAGCATCGGGGATCTATAGCTATCTGCCAATGGGGCGACGTGTTCTGTTAAATGTTGAACGTATCGTTCGCGAAGAGATGGATCGTGCGGGATGTCAGGAAGTATTGTTGCCGATTATGCAGCCTGCCGAGCTCTGGGAAGAGTCCGGAAGATATGACCAGTATGGGCCGGAGCTTATGCGCTTGAAGGATCGTCATGCGCGAGAGTTTGCACTCGGGCCAACTCATGAAGAAGTGGTGACTGCACTGGTACGTGATGAGGTCAACTCTTACCGGAAGTTGCCATTCACGTTATATCAGATCGGAACGAAATTCAGAGATGAACGCAGACCGAGGTTTGGTTTGTTGCGTGGTCGGGAATTTGTGATGAAGGACGCGTACTCCTTCGCTTCCAATTGGGAAGAGCTAGACCAGACGTACCAGGCGATGAATACGGCATATTCACGCATTCTGGAGCGCTGTGGCTTGAACTATATGCGCGTTGAAGCGGATGCAGGAACGATTGGGGGACAGGGAGCGACACATGAGTTTATGGCGCTTGCCGATGTGGGTGAGGACACCATTGTCTCCTGTGAGAAGTGTGGCTATGCAGCCAATCTGGAGAAGGCAGGGTACCAAGCTTCCAACTTGAATTCTTCAGGTGAAAAAGGTACAACGAGTCTGGCTAGCTCCGAATTAAATCGCGATCTTCAGCCAGATTCTAATTCAGGTGCAACGTGGACTCGAATAGAAACACCGGGCATTCGTACGATAGACGAATTAAGCTCCTTCTTGAACATTGGGGCAGAAGCGATCATCAAAACATTGATATATCAGGCGGATGATAAGTTGGTTGCGGTACTTGTTCGTGGGGATCATGAAGTCAACGATATTGCATTAAAGCAGGTATTAGGTGTGGAAGAACTGGATTTAGCTGATGAGGCTGCGCTCGCAGGCCATCCTGAATTGGCAGTAGGTTTCCTAGGTCCCATTGGATTGAACATACCTCTAGTTGTGGATCGGGATGTGGTTGGAATGGAAGCAGCGATTACAGGAGGTAATGAGGCAGATATACATCTCTCAGGAGTGCGTCCAGGTAGAGACTTCCCTGTGAGCCGTGTCGAATCCGTTCGTTTTGCAACAGAAGGTGATGGGTGCCCTTCATGCGGAGAACCGCTTTCGTTTACGAAGGGAATCGAGGTGGGGCATATTTTCAAATTAGGAACGAAGTATAGTGATGCTATGGGCGCGTCATTCTTAGATCGTAACGGTCGTCAATCCGCACCTGTAATGGGATGTTATGGTATCGGTGTATCACGCTTAATGGCGGCGGTAGCTGAACAACATGCAGGCGAGGACGGTATACAGTGGCCTGCGTCTATTGCTCCTTACGATGTACATCTCATCACGCTGAGTTGGAAGGATGAACAGCAACAGAAGCTGACGCTTGAGTTGGAACAACAGCTTATGGACGCCGGATACAGCGTATTATTGGATGATCGAGATGAACGACCTGGCGTCAAATTCAAGGATGCAGAGCTGATTGGATTACCTGTGCAGATCGTCATTGGAAGAGGTGCGGCTGAGGGACAGGTTGAACTGGGATCACATGTGCTTGCGATATCCGGGGATTCTAAACGGATCAGTATGGCCGCACAAGAGGCTGTAGATCTTGTGAAGGAACAGCTATGA